From Deinococcus terrestris, one genomic window encodes:
- a CDS encoding aminopeptidase, which produces MTLSFDDKLARYADLLVRTGVNLPQGGKLLVQAPIEAAPLVRLVTRAAYRAGAADVRVNYNDAHLGLALFEDGSDEAVDFLPDWHAAQREAMVADGYASIGIVGEDPSLLAGADPGRIARRSKLLAQAMKAVSEATSGFQVNWTVAAMSTPAWAARVYPELPGAEAVARLWDDIFAVTRADQPDPVAAWDAHLGRLERLTAYLNAKQYAAIHLRSELGTDLTVGLAEVHIWQGGAETAKNGIRGVPNLPTDEVFTAPHRERVDGVAVASKPLSARGQLIEGIRVRFAGGKAVEVSAEKGEETLRGLIETDEGAARLGEIALVPASAPVSQTGTLFLNTLFDENAASHIALGRCYPTNVQHGENPEALLAAGGNDSLIHVDWMIGTAGTDVDGVTADGGREPLMRGGEWVVE; this is translated from the coding sequence CCCGCTACGCCGACCTCCTGGTGCGGACGGGCGTGAATCTGCCCCAGGGCGGCAAGTTGCTGGTGCAGGCGCCCATCGAGGCCGCGCCCCTGGTGCGGCTGGTGACGCGGGCGGCGTACCGGGCCGGGGCGGCCGACGTACGCGTGAATTACAACGACGCGCACCTCGGCCTGGCACTGTTCGAGGACGGCAGCGACGAGGCCGTGGATTTCCTGCCCGACTGGCACGCGGCGCAGCGCGAGGCGATGGTTGCGGACGGCTACGCCTCCATTGGCATCGTGGGCGAGGACCCCTCGCTGCTCGCGGGCGCGGACCCCGGCCGCATCGCCCGGCGCTCCAAGCTCCTCGCGCAGGCGATGAAGGCCGTCTCGGAGGCCACCAGCGGCTTTCAGGTTAACTGGACCGTCGCCGCGATGAGCACCCCCGCCTGGGCCGCCCGCGTCTACCCCGAGCTGCCGGGGGCCGAGGCCGTCGCCCGCCTCTGGGACGACATCTTTGCCGTCACGCGGGCCGACCAGCCCGACCCGGTGGCCGCCTGGGACGCGCACCTGGGGCGGCTGGAGCGCCTGACCGCCTACCTCAACGCGAAGCAGTACGCGGCGATTCACTTGCGCTCCGAACTGGGCACCGACCTCACCGTGGGGCTGGCCGAGGTCCACATCTGGCAGGGCGGCGCGGAGACGGCGAAAAATGGCATTCGTGGCGTGCCCAACCTCCCCACCGACGAGGTGTTCACCGCCCCGCACCGCGAGCGGGTGGACGGCGTGGCGGTGGCCTCCAAGCCGCTCTCGGCGCGGGGGCAACTCATCGAGGGCATCCGGGTGCGCTTCGCGGGGGGGAAAGCGGTCGAGGTCAGTGCCGAGAAGGGCGAGGAAACCCTGCGTGGCCTGATCGAGACGGACGAGGGCGCGGCCCGGCTGGGGGAAATCGCCCTGGTCCCGGCGAGCGCCCCCGTGTCGCAGACGGGCACCCTCTTCCTGAACACCCTCTTCGACGAGAACGCGGCCTCGCACATCGCCCTCGGGCGCTGCTACCCCACCAACGTGCAGCACGGCGAGAACCCCGAGGCCCTGCTCGCGGCGGGCGGCAACGATTCTCTGATTCACGTGGACTGGATGATCGGTACCGCCGGGACCGACGTGGACGGCGTGACAGCGGACGGGGGGCGCGAGCCGCTGATGCGCGGGGGGGAGTGGGTGGTGGAGTGA